The region GATTAGAGGTCTTCGGGCCAAAACGATCTCAATTTATTCTTAAACTTTAAACGGGTAAGAAGCCTGGctttctggtgtgaagccaggcatggtgactttTGGTAAGCAAAACTGGTGCTGCGGAATGAACCAAACACCAGGTTAAGGTGCCTGATGTAGATGCTCATCCACGCAGTTTTATCGGGTAAAGTGAATGATTAGAGGTCTTGGGGCCAAAAACGATCTCAACCTATTCTCAAACTTTAAATGGGTAAGAAGCCCGGATCACTGGCGTGGAGCCGGGCGTGAAATGCAAGAACTGACCCTTGGATGTAGCAACATGGAGGACACTGGTGACCATGACAAGGCCTTTCAGTGTGGGAGAAGGGTCTGATTGCTATGTGATCAAGAGAGaatggggaggggggcggggagAATGCTTGTTTGCATGCTGATTAAGATGAAAGGGAAAAACTGATGAtgcaagagagaaggaaaattacTAGAGACTGTCTCTGAGTAAGCAGGAAAGGCTGGAGACCAAGGCAGACCCCTTCTTCTTCCATAGTCACAAGAGGGAAAACAGACTTTCCAGGCACAGATGCTGATGTAAGCATGGAGATGTAAGCACGTGCTTTGcagagtggttttgtttttttcaagaactACCTTTTTAGGGGCTAGATGTGAGGGGAAGGAACCCTGTCTCCTATTAGTCCTGGCCAGAGTTCCTCTGGAGGCAGGGCTCCCTACGAGAAGATAAGGCCAGAAAATTCTTCCTGACATGCTTTTCAATCTAGTAGCCACTAGCTACATACTAAGCAATTGTATATGGCTAGTCCAAACTGAGATATGCCacatgtaaacattttttaaaggaatgtaaaatatttcattatttacaaTGATTAGCTCATGGCTCATGTTGGTAATCATAGTACTTTGAGAGACCAAaaccagaggatcacttgaggccaaaagtttgagaccagcctaagcaatacagcaagacccggctcagcacctgtaactcaagcagctaaggcaccagccacatacaccagagctggcaggttcaaatccagcctgggcctgccaaacgacaactacaactaaaaaatagccaggtgttgtggcaggagcctgtagtcccagctacttgggaggctgaggcaagagaatcactcaagcccaggagttggaggttgctgtgagctgtgatgccacagcaatccacccagggcaacagcttgaggctctgtctcaaaaacaaacaaacaaacaaacaaaaaaaaaaaaaccaaaaaacaaaaccacagcaagaccccagaccccatctctacaaaaaataaaaatttaaattgcacgaactttatgaccaccctatttaaaaaattagctggccatggtGGTGTGAGCCTGTAGCCccgctactccagaggctgaggcaagagcatcaattgagcccaggagtttgaggatgcagtgagacactgtgacaacactgcactctagcccacaGCTAGTCTCTATCAAgactttttctaaaacaaaacaaaacacacacacacacaaaagattaTATTGAATTGGTATTTTGGATATACTAggtgaaatttattaaaattaatttcacttatttctttttatttttcaacgtGGCTACGAGAAAACCTAAAATTACGCAGGAGCTCACATTATACTTTTATTGGGTAACATTGTTCTAGGCACATTTCAGAGCTCTTCCCCCTTCTTAAGAGAGGCAATTTCTCACCATCCAgagtggggggaagggaggaaacgGGTAGAGGTCTGCCAAATGCAGGGTAATACTGACCCCTTGTGTCCAGCAAGAGAAGCACAGCTGAGGACAGACTTAAGGATCCGGACAGGGGCTTCCCAAGGTTTGCCCCCTTCCTAGATTATCAATGGCATATAGGTCTCCTTGTTTAAAGATTCTTTCAAGCTGTGCCTCTATTCGAGGGACCCAGGCCTCCCGTCCACCAGCTCCTCACTGCTAAACAACAAGCATTTACTGAAAACCTACTGAGTAGGCGATGAGACACTGGGGTAGACTTACACAGAAGGGCAAAgacgtgtgtgtgcctgggaaagGAGTGCGATAAAAGGAATGAGATTAGGAAATCTGTAACTTCAGATGGTGTTCTATTTGTGGTTTTAAGAACTCTGGGGCCTCCCCTCTCCAGAGGGGATGATGCCAACAagtccccctttctcctcccatcAACGGCTGACTGAGATCCCTTGAAGGGGTTGAAGAATGAGCAAAGCTCTttctgctccctcccctcccgcCCCTCATTACCTGTAAAAAAACGGACAGGTCATCAGTGGAGAACACGTCCATCACCTCCATAGCCCCTGCGCTGGCCTTGCTGACTACTGGAGTGAGCGGGCAGCTGCAAAGTTTCCCCATTCCCCGCATTAGTTTAGGCAATCTCAAGCCCGGTGCCCTCCACTCACCAAACTCCCAAGGGATATAGGGTCAGAATTCTGGCCACAGGGAAGCCCACCGACAGATCACCCAAGGGTCAAGGTGTTTAGGAACTAGGCTGCGCCTCCAAGTGGGACACATGGAGAAAAAGGGACATCCGTGCCTGTTTCTCCGGCTAGTGATGACCTTATCCACTCCGAGGAAGTGAGCGGAGCGCAGCACGGCCCCAAGATTCCGAGGATCCTGGAGCGACTCGAGGACGAGCCACAGCTGCAGGGGGTCGTCGTCTGGGTTGACCTCCCCATCCTCAGTCCACGGCCGGGGCTGCAGTGGGCTCACCTCCAAGCAGACGCCCTGGTGGACCTGGTAACTGCACAGAGCGTCCAGTTTCTGCCGTCTGGGCCGCAGAACCGGAATGCCCCGCGCCTCGGCCGCCCAGAGCAGGTCAGCCCGCTCCCCCTGCAGCCCGGCCTTGCCGGCCTGGAGCAGGAGTCTGGACACACGGCGGCGGGCGGCCTGCAGAGCCAACAGACATGGGGACAGACCAAACAGAAGCTCTAGCCGCTGCGTCGGCACCAGGTCATCCAGCAGCAGGCGGCTTAGCTCCTCCCCGCCAGGCCGCTCCCCACGTAGTGCTCCTTGGGAGAAATGACGGGTGAGGAAGTGACCGGAGCAACGCCGGGTCGCTCCCCTCAAAGTGGAGAATAGTCCCATGACACACGCCCCGCGGGTGACTCAATTCCCTCTACTCCCAGGCCCCCGACAGAGGGGCGAAGGGGACCTGACGATTGTCCTCACCCAGCCCCCGAGACAGGAACGAACAGCCCCGACTAGCAACTAGGAGACTGCCCCAAACTGGACAGCCCAGCTACCAGCGCCCACATGGGCTTCTCCGCTTCCGCGTCCAGGCAGCCGCGTCCTGGGCCCGGCGACGCACCGCGCATGCCCGGCCATCAGATTGTCTCCACAGCGCCTCCTGTAGGACTGGCTGAGCGTTGACTGTCACAGAACCACGCCGGGCCGGGAGGCCAAACTTGGAGCTGAGCTGATCCTACTACTGGCAGCATCCTGTGCCATCCGAGGTCCCAGGTGGTTGGGGATCTTATTCACCTACGCACCAGCAAAGGGTTGGCCTTTTGGTTCAACCAATTCAGTCTTGGGGGCCTCCCTTCTCACACCCAGGCACTGGTGATCTTCCCCAGAAGCTTCTTGTCAGACCCTCATCACCAGCCTGCAGGACCTCAACAGTAACTTCCTAATCCGTGGCTGCTGATTCTCTTCCAAGTGAC is a window of Nycticebus coucang isolate mNycCou1 chromosome 18, mNycCou1.pri, whole genome shotgun sequence DNA encoding:
- the MRM1 gene encoding rRNA methyltransferase 1, mitochondrial; translated protein: MGLFSTLRGATRRCSGHFLTRHFSQGALRGERPGGEELSRLLLDDLVPTQRLELLFGLSPCLLALQAARRRVSRLLLQAGKAGLQGERADLLWAAEARGIPVLRPRRQKLDALCSYQVHQGVCLEVSPLQPRPWTEDGEVNPDDDPLQLWLVLESLQDPRNLGAVLRSAHFLGVDKVITSRRNSCPLTPVVSKASAGAMEVMDVFSTDDLSVFLQAKAQQGWLVAGTVGCPRLEVSQSSKVPITSCLDFRWDRPTILVLGNEGSGLSQEVQASCQLLLTILPGRQLPVGLESLNVSVAAGILLHSICSQKKGFPAGREMAPSPRPPRT